DNA from Magnolia sinica isolate HGM2019 chromosome 19, MsV1, whole genome shotgun sequence:
TTATTTCTAAATGTCAAATAGAATTTgaatgggatcaaatgcaattctataccacctaatcccacgtcCAAACAGGCCCACGGTTGGGTGCAATTCCAGCCTTGAGCCGTTGAACAATCGCAACATCCACCTTGAATGCATAGCCAAGATCTCCGACAGGTACAATCTTATTCCAATCATTGTACtagaaaacatgtatatatacatatcttcTTCTAACATCATTTATACGGATGGTTCTATGCATTCAACCATAAAAGGGAGCCATAAATGGTGACTTTTTCTAAAAATCTCAGTAATTTTCAATACTATATAAATAAGAGTTTATAATTCCATAGAACATCGATCCATTTGCAAATAGAAATAGAAATGTTCTATTGAACCAAATATGCATTCTCACACAAACAATTGTTTCATGAAGTCAATATATCACGATTGGTGTAACCAAGCACATACTTAAGcatgattttgaaaaacaaaaactACACGACAACCATAAATAGATAGGAACTAAGCCTACCATGACCaaatcaatttgaaatttattcTCCTCCCTTATTTTAGAGCAACACACCGATTGATCTCAataatcattttagggtttgggtGCAAGTCCAGCCTTGAGCTTTTGAACAGTCTCGACATCCGTCTTGAATGATGTGGCAAGGATTGTATCGTCGATGCCCGTTGCAAAGAGGGTCGCCGGAAGCGATACAGTCCCGGCATTCACGCTTCCAAAGGCGGAGAACGCAAGTGTTGGAATGGAATCCTGAGCATTGGTGTTGTATTGGTAGTGCACCAGTCCCTTGGGGAACACAAACATGTCTCCTGCATAAAGGGTCCGGGTGTAGAGCTTGTTCGTCGTGTCAACGAAGCCCACTTCGAGCGACCCGACCATGACCAACAGGAGCTCTGCTGAACGAGGGTGGGTGTGAGGCGGATTGGCGGACCCCACCGGATATTGTAGTGCTGCATACGATACGCTCTGACCGTTGAGCGCTGGGAACTCGACCATGCTGGCTTTTGTGACCTTAAACGTTGTTGTGTTCTTTGAGTTAGCTAGGGCCTGAAAGCCGGTGAAGGTGAAGAAGGTGCCGTCAACGTCTGTCACATTTGGGGGAAGGATGAAATCAGAGAGGATATTAGGATCGCCGGCATTAGCCATTTGAGCAATGGCTAAGGTCACTACTAGAAGCCAAAGGCCATACTTCAGTGTCTGATGGGCCATGTTAGATAGCTTGATATGTGTATGTACTTGGGCCTTCTTTTTTTCGAGCTGGTTTGCTTTGATGGTTTGTAATACACAGACCGCATTAATTTATAGCGAGATTGTAAGGAAGAGCTACGTGAGTGTTCGAGAGTTTGCATGAAATGTAAGTGTACATTTTTTTCGTTGCTTGGCAGTTCTGCGTGGAGATGTATCATACAGGTATAAGATCCAAGCCGATCATCACGTAggtcccaccatgtagatgcctTGTGCAAATattcagctggtgggccacacaagtaagACAGATGTAGATCACAAGTCAGCTTCCTTTTGTTCCTTTCCGTTTCTTCTTTTTGGGTGTGGTCTATGATACAAGTGAACTGGCCAAACTTTACTCTTAGGCCCCACgcgttcatttggtgggtcccatgtgatgatAGACTTCGATCTCGCACAAGTGGTCCATATTTCCATGTGTGCAAATGACAAGCACCTGAAAAATTCACTCTCGGagcggaacttaggtgggccggcCCCTAACGATGGGAACTATGGATGAATGCATGTCTCTTGTCCCTCTCGGCCTTGGTGATCATATGGATATACTTTTATacggatggaaggaaaacaatAGGAAGGTGCTCTCCTTGATTTTATCATTCGGTTGTTCTGAAGGGACAAAATTGGCcagagtaaaaaataaaaataaaaataaaaatacagactaaaaagaaaaagaaaaaagagatgtACGATACAACTAATTGTATGTGATAAATCCTCTGTTTGACtacttgctgttttttttttttttttcaaaagaggtGGGACAGAGCCACCAAAATTTTATTCCAAAAAAAAACGATGTACACTCCTTCGAGCGGGCCCCAACAAAAAGGAATTGGGCGTCGTCTGACCACTTGCTGTTGACTACTACTCAGACTGGGTTAGATTAGATGGCTCAAAAGACACCATATGACAATATTATCtcgataattttttttaatggtcgttAAAACGATAAAATTAGCTGTTAAAACAATCAATGACCAACTAACCACTAATGATTAGTTTTCAGTTGACAAGGTCCATAATGGCTGATTATAGCTAATAACCATTGAGTTGACCGTTTAGTTGTGTTCATGGACATGTGTCACATGGTCAAAGTCAATTAACAATAAACGTTATGTACACACAGTGAGATATGAGTGATTCAAACATTTTGGTAATGATCCATAACCAAGAAAGTGGTGgagcaattatatatataattatcacCCATAACTAAAAAGGTGATGAAACAGTTACATAACCACTCATGATAAAAAAGATTACATAACTACTTAATATCATTTATAAATAAAGTTAGGTACGAAGTTTTAAAGGGGAGGAGGCTAAAATCAATGAAATCTAGCACAAAATTGCTTATTCACAAGGTTGCTATGTTGCTACATCATCATGCCAAATTCTACTTGCACGACTATGCTATTATATTGCTACATCACTGTGTTGCTACACAATGATATTGCTTCAATGCTACATCACTATGCCAACATCTATTTGACTATGCCATTACGCTAGTGTTGTTACATTGAATCGTCACACTACTACACTAGATCACCATCTTAGACCAAATGATTGCCACTGTCCATCAAAACAATTGTCATCCTCCACCATCATCTCACCTATGAAACTCGTCTTTATCAAGCAATGAACAATTTTTCATTACTTATCTCGAATGATTATAAGTATGATTATTTCAAATCATCAATAAAACTACTTTTAGCTTTCGGCTAGTTGTCTATTCTTTCTTTATTGTTTGATCTTAAACTATGGTTGCAATCATTTGAATATTTAAGTTCTCTTGGCTGAAAGTCAACAAGAACTAATCAGAAAGATGAAGCCTCCCATTTATAAATCACATGGTCTCTATTATGAGTGGTTGAATTGATATGTTCTGGGTCATAGCTGACCGTCCTCTGTCCCTTTCTATCTCGACACCTGACATTGAAGTTGTTTTGTTCGAATCGAGCCGCGTTTGACTCTAACACACCCTCACAACACATAATCGAATTTGGGCCAAACACCATTTTAACATACTTAGTGAAATATGTGTGCAACATTTTGCTCAACAATGACtgataattaaaagatagatttggtttggtttCATTTGATTTGGTATGAGACGGTTTCTTTTGTTgaattcctttgttatttatagctGTAAACTGACCATCTGGATGCTTCCCACGTTCTGATGGTTGCTATAACCATTTCAACACTACTTTATTTTCCATGCTTCTAAACCTATCATTTGTCCCGATAACTACTTCAGCATGACCACTTTCTCTTAATGGATGACATGGTGCTGCTCAATAAACACTAGTTGTATTGCCACAAAATTCTTTTCGCGTACCTCTAAAGATCTTTAAATACACTAAACAACTCCTTGATGGTTACACGTAACCTTTCCTGATTGGCTCTTGTATGAATTGTCAAAAATAGGGAAGAGCAAGTGAGTCACATATATAAAATATCGTTTAAACATGGGTAAATAATGAAATATAAGGGAGGTCCACCAATCAATAGCTTTTGCACATATATATTTTTCCAAAAAATGATGATTATGTTGGGATTAAACTATTGAAAGGTCTGCATTTCACACGAACTTAATACTTTGGAAGTTATCTTGTTGTCTAGACTTAAGAACTCTTTGGGAATATATAACTATCCTAAAATACATAGGTGTTAAGACTGGAAGCCCACCTTCATTTTTcaggggcccactatgatatttatgtaagatccactctgcCGCAccctttgtgggcccaccgtgatgtaaggagttaatccacaccgtccatctattttatcagactATTTTAGacgatcggccctcggccgtagttatattgatgttttatttaaaccaacacgatttaaatgatatttaaactcgcaagtatacgaatcagatgcagatacggtacgtattacgagatcgttcccacgaggactggtcgtcacaattcaaatctacgattctccttaactaatccaacaaataatggaatgaattactaagcacaattttatggaaaaaaaaaacaattaattaagaacagggaagaaaattcaatcagagagaaagcactaggactttcgaatccacccctaattatcctaacccttgttttgtctgttgattcaccttgatctagattgataccacttaaatagagaaagcacaatctgtgtccttaatcgggcatacaaactgtctaattcctttaagcaatgccatgaatgacatatcccatgtcctttggtcgggcacatggaatgtacattcattaaggcaccctgtttcttcctctataggaaacttgttcttgatcagacacaagtacctataataagcatccaaacaacatccatatatatactttaatcaagttcatagatggagaagtataaaatttaaacccataaagcccacttaaagaaagaaacaaattaattgaaattcaaaggaaatcaaccaatacaagagctaatcaaattaggggcttcatctcagccctagctgagagattagtgacccataaaatccataaaaaatattaaataaaattcataaaaaaaacgtcaaaccgaacaatctctctctctcttctttcgtctctttcttctctttcttctctcccttgctccagatctggaatcccctggttctcaatgcctttcccacgtccaaaactccccttttatagctgctggatggctagggtcggtggcagagtcgtagaaggactcggagtacaaattttcacaaccgtgatcggtgggccccacagaggtattttctagaaaattcaccccttccattggattcagaacgaaatttcagtcaagaatgggtggttttgaaggtccattagtgcggcccacagaagaaatctcaaaaaactcagttttgaacgtcccggggcagtctacttttggcctctgtaccgcacacgtgtgtacacatgggcgaggaatatcaacatggttttgaagctctcgaagccctctacacgatggacggatcggataggccgtacgggtgacgtacggggcccacaatccttcgcaaaaacggacagcgaccgtccgttacgcggacgcgaaacccGCTGCTGCgacaatggtgggacccattttgataattatttcaataatctactccgtccattgcatggaggatgaaaaaacggctaggaatgggttttggggtggattcggtgcagcccacgcgactttctgtcttgccgtccaacctgcgtttgaacggctGGGCTCTGATCTATGCGTTCATTTGaatttttgccacctaggcaatggtaatggctgccccaggaagtggatggacggtttggattgtcgatttggacactaggtgggccccacaaccgacgaccgcggttcGGTTCCACGGACGCTGAAACGGTAATTTACGTTTTTGAaaaggaaagtcgggtcagcgctgctgaccgacttaggtgcATTCGGTGCTCcaatagtgcacatgtgcactatgtacatacattatacatatgggtccactgtgatgatttcgagaaatccaattcgtccatcctattgctcatcttcttTAAACCATTTAagtcaaatttgaagtatatccagattgtaggtgggcctaaaattggagattaatgggctgatttgtcagttggctcacttccgagatcttcaatggctgaaatttaatatgtacggttaatttacggccctcatcccatgtatgaagtttcaaactgatcggatagcgggaaccatgtgatcttgcattctggacccttttcgggcctctttatcgtgctttcctcagatcccaggcgtgtaaaatcttcactattggttttctggagtccatcccatgctctggagactttggatcataaaatccatgcctttaacatcaatttccaATACatactcctgatttcatcctgtaataaaaacacgagtaaaacactccattaagcctcatcatgtacgtcaatttaggcaattactggggtctgatatgcaatatttgaccctgatcacaactcccaaccagcattttgctagtcccgagcaaaacatgcgaaaaataattttagaaataaaagatgattcctgtaaactcaagtgacttgtgaacagatagctgagatgtgaaaattctaagattcatgaatggtaagtagaattttctcctgaaatcaagctcacagtaaacttcataatcaagttcaacatattaatccattaattagaacattcctaaacattgagttccacaggtgtatagtataatctcagcttacaatcattaagacttccaataatcaatttcatattaaaattgataattaacaacagaattcctGACAACCAACACTAGCATTTTAGATTAACCTTTCAgccttcaaatttttatttttttattattatttttttattatttttttattattatttttttattattattattattattattattttttgattttctttatgaacagtacgccaaggaagggaatcaaatcctcacctacagggagcaaacctatggtgaaaactcgtcgcctcattttttttataagtcaactatggagagaatcaaatctacacctatagggagcaaacctatggtgaagattatgtgacttagccttttaattcttctttttaccaagttaatcattcagttatcgaaccaaaacttaatgtgcaaacgagatgtgatatgtgaaatcatgactcaatcaatgtttacaacgtctaatcatggattaacaattcaaaattgactgtgaaatcaagcagatggccgaatccaagagtcattagttaccaacatcatgtatcttataatgttaaaatcacaactatccttcaaaatcactttgaattcaatagaaattcagaaaaaaaattttaaaattttcacaaattttgctcaagaccaagaaaatactgattaggtaacctaatctcccacccccaacctaaaatcgacattgtcctcaatgtaaaagcaataaacaagcaatgcacatgggacaacgagaataaaagaggagtgatgaaaagataatacctggatggagaatcaagaagctttctcaaaatttgtgaaaaatttcaacgtaaaagcgagttagcacaagagagaaatcaacataagcaaaaataacaaaaagaaaaacaaaagaagatcctacctataccactttcgcaggtgctctcgattgcatttagcgcatgcaacaagcctttaaacccctaggttacccctagtggacgagttgtagtctcgtgagggtttgcagtaatgttacccacaaacattgaagtaactaactaagaaaaatgaaaatgaatgaaataaaaagcaatacaataaagcaaaaggctgggttgcctcccatgagcgctaagtttaacgtcttcagccagacaagaacggaccatgaatgaaataatctttataaccagggtccgccaaagaaattacctcaacactttcattaaccgatcccagacaagtgatgtgagttcccatgaactgtgctatctgaaataaggcaactgacactgtcgtcaaataatttaaggacttctgctcgaacgacttcttctatgttaggatcacgcttcctttgcatgttatgcgatattaccacaacatgatccatccatgcagtggggcatactccctggattttttctatcttccgttcaattacTGCCTTATATGCTTTAAGAATATTAaacagcctgctcgcctttgtcttctcagagttacaaactgtgctgtcaggaagagtctcagagggatgaagaggttccactttcgctctccatttttcagtctctaatataggagtagagtcgagcaacgcattgacttcatggatgggactatcaatgtcaaaatccatgcccgattgtgctaagcaggtctcaagaggatcttcaaaagatgtacggaaggagtcctacACAAGACTCTCGATCATGTctacttcaaatatgtcatccaaatctgaggattgttgtcctgcattaaaaacattgagtttaatattcatgttaccaaaggacaatttcataactccattcctgcaattgataatagcattagatgtggccaaaaatggacgacccaaaatgactgggatctgactatgaagattctggacaggctgagtatctataactatgaaatccactggaaaataaaatttatcaacctggattaacacatcttcaataacaccccggggcaccttgacagatctatcggctagttgtaatgttaccttagtcggtttcaattcaccaagtcctagctgctcataaaccgaatatggtaacaaattgacactcgcccctaaatcaagtaatgccttcccgatcttatgatctcctatgccgcaagaaatggtgggagctcctggatccctaaatttaggaggggtgttatgttgaatcatggagttgagctgctctgcaaggaagactttcttatgaacattttgcttacgcttttgagtgcataaatctttaagaaacttagcataagcaaggacttgcttgatagcgtcaagcaacgggatgttgacttgcactttttgaaacacatccaagatttcatcaaagttatttcttttctttattggtgtcagacgttgaggaaagggtgctttgggcacataaggtggcacattagtggctcttggagagtcagagagcttttggactttggatgaattggtatggctctctgcttcatcttcatcttctgttttagaatttgattcatcccaaGGCATCTCTATTcttcaatctgcttgcctgacctaagggtagtgatcgatttggcctgttcatgatattgcccttggttggaattagagcca
Protein-coding regions in this window:
- the LOC131234554 gene encoding germin-like protein 9-3 — its product is MAHQTLKYGLWLLVVTLAIAQMANAGDPNILSDFILPPNVTDVDGTFFTFTGFQALANSKNTTTFKVTKASMVEFPALNGQSVSYAALQYPVGSANPPHTHPRSAELLLVMVGSLEVGFVDTTNKLYTRTLYAGDMFVFPKGLVHYQYNTNAQDSIPTLAFSAFGSVNAGTVSLPATLFATGIDDTILATSFKTDVETVQKLKAGLAPKP